The DNA window AACGGTGATCCACTCACCGGGGCTTCTGGCAGCAATGGAAGTACGGTGTACGCTTCGGGGCATGGCCTGCAAGGTACTGTCACGGTTCATGCCGATGGCAGCATCACCTATGTGCCGACACCCAACTACAGCAACCAGGTTCAGGGCGGTGGTTTTGCCGCCGATCAACTGAAGTACCAGATCATCAAGGACAATGGCGATAGCATCTCGGGTGTGGTGACAGTCAAGGTCGAGGCTGTGGCGGATACGCCGAACCTGGAGGCGGTCGCTAACGTCTCTACGCCAGAGGACACCGCGGTCGTCGTCGGTTTGAAGTTGCCGACATCCGCGGACACCGAGGACCGGCACGCGGGCGTTGCGGACAACCCGGAACTGCTGGGCGCCATTACCCTGACCCTGGCCGCCGCCGGTGGCAAGAGCATGACCCAACTGGACGGTGCCAAGGTCAGCACGAAAGACGCCAACGGCGATGAAATCGTGTTGAAAGCTGCTGGTAACGCCAGCGGTACGATCATCATCGTCATTTCCGATAACGGTGTGACAGCCAACGCTGACTATCACCACAGTGACGTCCCTGCTGTCGGGACGCCTGGTGTCTATTACCTGACCGAGGCCGAGTACCAGGCGATCACGGTGACGCCTGCCGATAACCGTCACGAAAACCTCCAGCTGTCCGTCGAGGTCAAGAGCTACGAGGTGGACGACACCGGCAAGCCGCTGTCGGGTGTCACCCCTGCGAGCAACAGTCAGACGGTGCAGATCGATGTGCGTGCGGTCACGGAAACCGACTTCACCTTTACGCTGGAGAAATCCAGCTACATCTTCGCCGAAGACACCGTGCTCGACCTGACCGATGAACTGAAGGAGGCATTCACCGACGTCGATGGCTCCGAGCAGTTCTGGTACAGCCTCGAAGGGCTGGTTCCAGGCACTGTGGTGACCATCGATGGCGCGACCTACACGGCGAACGCCGAGGGCAAGATCGGCAGCACTGACAAGATCACAATCAATGCCGCTGACAAGAACCCGACCTTCACCATCAAGGCTCCGGCGGACTACAGCGGTGACATGTCGAATGTGAAGATCACCCTGAATGTCCAGGACCGTGATAACGACTCTAATGCTTCTCCCGTGGTAGAGCAGAAGTCCGTTTCCCTGAGCCTGCATGTCACGCCTGTCGCTGGCGATGTGACGGCCGGGGATGTGGAGACCCGTGAGGACACTCCGGTCGACTTCCTGAAGCACATCGAGGTGACGGACAAGGGAACGGGCAGCGAGGTGATCGACTCCGTTTCCTTCACCGTTCCGACCGAAGGCAATGCCAACGGCAGCACCTGGGTCGTCAAGGCTCCTGTGGACAACCCGACGGTGTCGGATAATGGCTACTCGGTCGCGGGCAGTGGCACGGGCAGCACTTATACCATCACGTTCAATGATGTTGCGGCCAATGGCAAAGTGCTGACTCAGGAGGAGCGCGAGGCCGTGCTGGATGCTTTCACCATCACGCCACCAGCCCATAGCAGCAAGGATGCGACGGTCAAGGTGTTCGTCACCACGACGGATACCAACCCTGATGTGACCCAGGGTTTGAAGAGCGATACCAAGACAGTCGAACTGGAGGTCGAGATCACCGTTACCCCGGTGGCAGAGCGTACGGGCACGGACACCGATGGCAACAGCACGCCAGACCTGAGCCTGCCAGGCAGCCATACCTACGCCGCTACGCTGATCGGCACCGAGGACAAGCCGTTTGCATTGAAGCAGGGGACCGTTGGGCTGTTGGACAAGAGCCAATGGGTCAACGAGGATGGCGATGAGGTCACGACTGCGCTGCTGACGCCGTACAAAGGCGAAGGCGAGGGCGGTACGTTGGCAATCGGCTCCACCCTGACCTGGGATGGCGGCTCCGCCGTATTCAACGGCACGCCGATCGAAGTGCCGCTGGACAAGCTGTCCAGCCTGACCTTCCAGGCTCCGCTGAACGATGCCGGCACGTTCAATATCAAGGTGCAGGCCAAGACCTACGACTGGGATGACGACAGCGAAGGCCAGGGAACGCCGGACACGGCCGTTTCCGATGCCGGCTACCTGAAAGGTATCCTGATCGCACCGGATGCCGACCTCGCCTCGTTGTCGGTCAGTCCGGCGCAGGGCAAGGAAGACACGGATATCGCCCTGTCGATTCGTCCGTCCACCTCGGACAGTTCGGAAACCTTCAACGTCAGCATCGACAAGATTCCGGCAGGTGCCAAGCTGAACTACGGTGGCCAGGAAATCACCATCGATACCACGAATGTTCCGGGCATCACCGTGACCAAGAGTGGCAATACCTGGTCCGTGGTGATCGATGACTTCCAGCAGAGCACTCCGCTGACCGTGCTGCCGCCGCTGAACAGCAACGTCGACTTCACGCTGGACGTGAAAACCCAGACGGTCGATGCGCTGCCTGGTTTCGCTACCAGCATTGGTAGCTGGAGCGCGGTGCAGAAGCTGCCGGTCAAGGTGGTCGGTGTGGCGGACGATGCCCACGTCAAAGGCCAGGCTCATACCTACACAGAGGCTGATCTGGATGGCGGGGACCGTATCAAGCTGGTTGATCTGATCGAAAAGGTCACTCAGAACGACCAGGACGGTTCGGAAAAACTGACCTTCAAGATCACCGGCCTGGATGCCGAGTTCAGTCTTCAAGGTGCACGCTACCTGGGTGGAACCGGTGCTGACCGTGTCTGGGAAGTAGATTCCGAGGCCGCCCTCAAGGCCTTGACCATCAAGGTGCCGGAGCATTTCAGTGGCACGGTGTCGATCACCGTAACGCCGGTGACCACGGAGAACGATGGCGACTGGAAAGCCAGCCCGTCGACCGTCCTGAGCGCCACCGTGACGCCGTCTCCCGAAGCGGTCGGGAACCTGGCCGCGACGTTGGTCGAGGACCAGGTGTCCAAGGTCACCTTGTCCGTCAGTGGTCCGGACAGCAGCGAATCGCTGACGGCTGTGCATATCAAGGTGGAAGACTTCGCCGCCAAGGGCTTTGAGCTGTACCTCAATGGTGTCGATTTGAATGACCCTGCGTCGGGCGTAGCCACCACCACGGACGCCAATGGTGACGCGTGGTATGTGCTGGATGCTGCGCAGGCTGACACGCTGACGGCGCTGGCGACTACGGAGCACAAGGCCAACAACCAATCGGACGCGCCTGATCTCACGTTCACGGTCAAATACGAAGTCACCGATGTCTCCAGTGACGGTACTGTGGCTGCCGTGACCAAGCTCGGCGATGCGCAGGAATATACGCTCACGGTTGCACCTGTCACCGACCCAGTCGAGGTCAGCCTCGAAGCCTTCACGTCCGACGGCGCGACTCTGGTTGCGGACCTGGGGGCTGCTGTTCCGACGGTCACGTTGGAGAGCACGGGCAAGTTCAATGTCGGTATCGAGTTGAGCACCGCGGATATCGACGGTAGCGAGGCCTTTACCCAGGTCATCATTACTGGCGTACCGGATGGCCTGCTGGTCAATGGCCTGACCATCGATGGCCAGGACGTCGGGGTCGCCCGGCAACTGGATGATGGCAAATGGCTGATCGAAGTGACGCAGTCGCAACTGTCGCACTTCGTGAGCACCGTGGATGGTGGTGCCATCAATGCGCAGGTGTCCTTCACTGCAGGCTCCGAGTTGGTCGCTGATGTCAGCGGGACTGTCAGCATCGAAGTGTTCAGCCGCGATACCGGTGCTTCTGGCCTGGAAAGCGACACTGCACAGTTCCAGTTCAAGACGGGGCCGAACTATGTCGGTGGTGGGGTCGGCTCGGATATCAGCCTGACGTTCGAACAGGACAAGACCTTCACTGCATCGGAAGACAAGCCGTTCACCCTGGACCAACTGTTCAACGCAGAGATCGGTAACAACCCAGCGGGGCTGGACGTCAACTTCACCCTCAGCCTGAAGCTGCCGGCGGGCGCGGTCATCACCCAGGATGGCAACGCACTGACAGCGACCAAGATCGGTGACGGCGCCGAGGAACTGTGGCTGATCTCCGGAACCGCGAAGAGCACCGAAGAGCTGGAAGCGTTGCTGAAACTGGTCGAAGTCACGCCGCCGCAGAACCTGAACGACCACTTCGGTGGCCTGGATGTCGATGCGACCTTCGCCGGCAATGTGCCGTCGACGGGCGAGCAGACCGTGGTGAAAGTGCCGGCCAACCTGCCGATCACGCCTGAAACCGACGGCGTTGCCGTGACTGTTGCCCTGTCGGCTGCCGATGCCGCTGGTGCACCGACGTCCGGCAAACCGGTGGAAGGTTCCGACGTGGCCATCAGCATCAATATCGGTCGGGGCGTGGACGGTCCGTCCGTGCTGGGCGACAGCATTACCATCAAGCTGACCGAGGGTGACGGCTTCAGTGGCGGCACGCTGTACCACAACGGTGTCGCCTTGGTGGCCGAAGCCGACGGCAGCTACATCCTGCCGCTGGATCAGGCGACCCAGGATGCCCTGATGACCGGTACCAGCACGTCCATTCCCGGCCTGACGTACAAGCCGGCCGCTGGCCAGCAGTATGTCAGCGGTAGCCTCAAGGTCGAAGTCGCCGTGCAGAGCCAGGAAGAAGGCTCGCCGAAGTGGAATACATCCGAGGGTTGGGCTTCCAGCGAGGGTGACAGCGGCGCCGTGGTACTGGAAAAGGTCAACAACGGCTTCGAGTTCACGATCGTCGGGGATAACACCAACCCATATAACCCTGGGAATAAAGGTGTCGTGACCGGCGATGAGAACCAGGACGGTACGAGCCATATCGCCCTGAATATCACCGGCAAGCTGCTGGATGCGGACGGTTCGGAGCAAGTGCATACGGCCATCATCGAAAACCTGCCCAATGGTTTCATCGTGTTCTACACGGATGCGGCGGGGCAGGAAGTCCAGGCGACCAACACCGGTACGAGCTGGAGCATTCCGGTGGATGGGCTGGGTCTGCCCGCTATCAGCATCCAGGCGCCGCAGAACTGGAGCGGTACGGTGGATGACCTGAAGCTGAGCGTCCTCAGCGGCGAGAAGTCGGATGCCGAGAACCAACGCGTCGACAGCACGACCTTCTCGCTGGAAGTGGCGCCGCTGGCCGATGGCTTCGAGTCCGATACGCCAGTGGTGGAGCAATCCTTCGGGCGTGAAGGCGACATTATCAGCCTGAACCTGAACCTGGCCATGCGTGACCGGCAGGCGGCCAATGCCACCGATGCGTCAGTCGAAACGGTCGTGCTGACCTTGGTCGGATTGGGGACCTACGCGAGCTTCTTCATCGATGGCGTCGCCGTGGCGGCGGACAAGGTGAGCTACGATAACGGCACCTATACGCTGACAGGCCTGAGTCAGAACGACCTGGACAACCTGGGCTTCATCCAGGCGAAGGACTCGCTTATCGATCAGGACGCCAGCAAGAGCGGCGTACAGATCGGCTTCACTGCCAAGACGGTAGACGGCAGCAGCGAGAGCACGGAGATTTCGGGCACCTTCGACCTGACACTGTTCGAGCAGAGTGGCGCAGGCGTCGTGCTGGATGGTTCCGGTAACAGCCTGAACAACCTGATCGGCGGCGCGGGCAATGATGTGCTGACCGGTGGTGATGGTGACGACATCCTGCGCGGTGGCGCCGGTGACGACACCCTCATCGGCGGTGCGGGCAACGACATCCTGATCGGGGGTGACGGCGACGACATCCTCATCGGTGGTTCGGGTGACAACATCCTGACCGGTGGGTCGGGAGCCGATACCTTCAAGTGGCTGGCTGGCGATACTGGCAACGACAGGATCACCGACTTCGATGCCAGTGAGGGAGACACCATCGACCTCAGTGGGCTGCTGGCGGAACTGAGCGGTGGTGCTACGCTCGACTTGAGCAGCCTGATCAGCGTGAGTGGTTCGACACTGAGCGTGAAGAACCAGTCGGGTCAGGAAGTGGCCAGCATCAAGCTGGAACACGGAGGTGTAGATGTCGACCTGTCGAGTTATGGCAGTGCTTCGGCTGACATCATTTCCGGGCTCATCGACAGCAAGGTCCTGAAAGTCGACGACTAACCATTCGTCCGGATGGTTTAATTGAGTGCCCCGCAGGGGGCACTCTCTTCCGTCAGGACGTCTGTAATCGAGGACACGGCCATGCTTTATGTTCAACGCGATAGCGCGGGCAATCTACTGCGGGTCGAAGAACAACCCTTTCCGGAGATGAACGGGGAAATGACGGCGAAAACTTTCGAGCTCCAGGCCTGGCAGCAGCAGAAGGCGATTCAACAGAGTCTTCAGCATTTGCGCCAGAGCGATCTGGACATGATTCGTGTGCTGGAGGACCTTATCCAGGTGCTCATCAGCAAGGGCGTCATCAGCATCACCGACTTGCCGGAAGCGGCCCAGGCGAAGCTGAACAGCCGTTTCGAAACACGGGCGAGCCTGAGCGAGCTGGGCAATCTGATTGCCGAGGACGAGGATGTGCGTCTGGTCTGACATGTCGAGGCGCGAGAGCCATGTTTTATATCCAGCGAGATGACGAAGGCTTGATCGCGCATGTCGCTTCACAGCCTTTCGAGCAGGCGACCGAAGTCGTGGAAACCTCCACGCCGGAAATCGACCTGTGGCTGTCACGGCATGAGGGCATTCGCTCTCTGGCCGATCAGGATCTGTCGATGGTGCGGGTTCAGGAAGACGTCATCGACGCCTTGCTGGGCAAAGCCGCTTTCAGCATTACCGACCTGCCTTCCGGTGCCCAGGAAAAACTCTACAGCCGCATGGCGGCGCGTCGTGCGCTCAGCGAGTCGGTCGAGCCGCAGGGTGACGATGACAGCCTGTTGCCCTGATCGGGTACCGCGCTCTTGAAGCGACGGTACGGCAAGACGACGTTCGTTGGCAGGTGCCTTTGCCTGCTGGTCCTGTTCGCGTGCGTCGGTTTTTCCTTTGGCTGGGACTTCAGCCGCATCCTGCGCCAGAGCGACCAACTGTATGGCCCTGCTTCGGCACAGGCACGGCAGCGGATCGAGGACTGGCAGGCGCTGTTGCGCCAGGGGCAGGCGCAGACCGAGCAGGCGACGCTGGAGCGTGCCAACCTGTTCTTCAACAAGACGCTGGATTTCCAGGATGACCGGGTGATCTGGCGCCAGACGGATTACTGGGCGACGCCCGTCGAGGCCCTGCGCAAGGGGGCGGCGGACTGCGAGGACTACGCCATCGCCAAGTACTTCACCTTGCGCCAGTTGGGCATTCCGAGCAGCAAGTTGCAGATCACCTACGTCAAGGCCATCCGCCTCAACCAGGCGCATATGGTCCTGACGTATTACCCCACGCCGGGCAGCGTGCCCCTGGTGCTGGACAACCTGACCGATGACATCCTGCCGGCCACCGAGCGCACCGATCTGGTCCCGGTGTATTCGTTCAATGCCGATGGCATGTGGTTGCCCGGTGCGGCAGGCAATCGACGGGTGGGGGATAGCAAGCGCCTGTCCCGCTGGCAGGACCTACTGACAAAAATGCGGGCTGAAGGTTTCGTGATCGAGGATTGAGGACTATGTCTCTATTTAAGCAACTGCTCGTCGGGATCATGCTGTTCACACTGCTGATTTTCACCGGCAGCTTCGTGGTCAACCTGGAGAGTTCTCGCGAGCAGTTGAACAACCAGTTGAGCTCCCATGCTCAGGATGCGGCAACGGCTCTGGGTGTTTCGCTGACGCCTCATATCGACGATCCGGTGATGATCGAGCTGCTGCTCAATTCGATCTTCGACAGCGGCTATTACTCCAGCATCCGCCTGATCGATCAGAAGAACGGCCAGGTGCTGGACGAACGCGTCTCCAATCTCCAGCAGAGCAGTGCGCCGGAATGGTTCGCCGGCCTGGTGCGGCTGCAACCCGGACTGGGCGAGGCGGTGGTGATGCGGGGCTGGGAGCAGGCGGCACGGGTCGAGGTGGTCAGCCACCCGCAGTTCGCCCTGGCACGGTTGTGGAAGAGCACCCTGGGCAGCCTGTTGTGGCTGCTGCTGTGCAGCGCCTCCAGCCTGTTGCTCGGCGCCTGGTTGCTGCGCCGCCAACTGCGCCCGCTGAACTATATGGTCGAGCAGTCCCAGGCGATCACCCGCCGCGAGTTCATCAGCCTGCCCGACCTGCCGTCCACGCCGGAGTTTCGCCGGGTGGTGGAGGCGATGAACCTGATGGTCGAGAAGCTCAAGGCGCTGTTCGCGGAAGAGGCCAAGCGCACCGAGGAACTGCGTGTGCAGGCCTATCAGGATGGCTTGACCGGCCTGTCCAACCGGCGGGCGTTCGATATGCACGTGCAGAATCACCTGGACGATGCGGACATGCCCAATGGCTATCTGCTGCTGATCCGTATCTGCGACCTGGCGGGCCTGAACCAGAAGATCGGTGGCGAGCGTACCGACCGGCTGCTGGCGGCGCTGGCAGAGCAGATGCGGCATGTCTGCCCCTCTACCGAGGACGACAGCAGCCTGTCGGCGGCGCGTGTACGTGGCGGTGAGTTCGCGTTGTTCATGCCGGGGCTGTTGCGACTCGAAGCGGAGAAGATGGCCGAGGAACTGGCCCTGGCCATCGAGAACCTGCACACCATCGGCGAAGCGCCTGCACGGCCCGTGGCTCACCTTGGCCTGGTGCCGTTCCAGCGTGGTGATTCGCTGCCGGCCTTGATGCGCCTGGGTGACCAGGCGTTGTGCTCTGCGGAAAACCAGGGGCTCGGGCGCTACAGCCTGGCCGAGTGGCAACGCGGACAGGTGCTGGCCGATGACCGTCATATCTGGTTCGAGCGACTGGACCAGGCGCTGTCGAAGGATCAGGTCGCGCTCTACCTGCAATCGACCCATGATGCCCGCAACACCTCGGCCGTGTTGCACCACAAGGTCCTGGCGCGCCTGCTTGGGGCCGGTGGTGAGCCTATCGCTGCTGGGCAGTTCCTGCCGTGGCTCAATCGCTTCGGCTGGAGCGAGCGCCTGGATCGGCTGATGGTGCAGAAGGTACTCGAACTGCTGCCACACAGCGACGTGCCACTGGCACTCAACCTGTCCACCGGCACCCTGCGCAACCTGGAGCTGGTTGGCGCCTTGTTGCAACCGCTCTCCAATGCCGCTGGCAAGCTGATCCTGGAAGTCGAGGAAAGCCAGTTGCAGGCCAACGTCGACCTCGACGCGCTGGCCGGACTGTTGGCCGGCCACGGTTGCCAGCTTGGGGTGCAGCACTTCGGTGGGCGCTTCAGCATGATCGGCAACCTGTCGCGACTCGGCCTGGCCTACCTCAAGGTGGACGGCAGCTTTATCCGCCAGATCGACCAGGAGCAGGACAAGTGCCTGTTCATCGAGGCCTTGCAGCGCGCGGCGAACAGCATCGACCTGCCGTTGATCGCGGAGCGGGTCGAAACCGAAGGCGAGTTGAAGGTGCTGGCGGACATGGGCGTCCACGGTGTGGCGGGGCGCCTGTTCGGCGAGCCGCAGCCCAGCGCTACCGTTATCGGCTAGCAGGCGTCCGGCCTGGGCCGCACGCAGGATGGGTGGAGCGCAGCGATACCCATCGAGCGCATGTCCTGGGTTTCGCTGCGCTTAACCAGGCTACGGGCAAAGACGTTGAAAAGCTTTATGCAATTGGCCTGGACAGGGGCGCGAACAGGGCATCCAGTTCCTGTTCGTCCAGTGCCCAGTTGCCTTCGGCGTCGTTGCCCAGCAGCGCCTGGGCCAGGCGGGATTTCTCCAGTTGCATCTGACGGATGCGTTCCTCGACGGTGCCGCGAGTGATCAGCCGGTAGACGAACACAGGCTTGTCCTGGCCGATGCGGTAGGCGCGGTCGCTGGCCTGGTTCTCCGCTGCCGGGTTCCACCAGGGGTCGTAGTGGATCACGGTGTCGGCGGCGGTCAGGTTGAGGCCGGTGCCGCCGGCCTTGAGGCTGATCAGGAACAGCGGCACTTCGCCGGCCTGGAAGCGCTCCACCGGTGTGCGCCGGTCGAGGGTCGCGCCGGTCAGTTTCAGGTAGTCGATACCGCGTTTGTGCAACGCCTGTTCGACCAGTTCCAGCATCGAGGTGAACTGTGAGAACAGCAGCACCCGGTGCCCTTCCGCCAGCAGTTCGTCGAGCATCTCCAGCAGGCTGTCGAGTTTTCCCGAGCTGCTGCCCCGAGCTGCCGCCTCGGGGCCGAGCAGGCGCAGGTCGCAGCAGACCTGGCGCAGGCGCAGCAGGGCGTCGAGGATGACGATCTGGCTGCGCGCCAGGCCGTTCTGCTCGATCTGGGCGCGGATTTTCTGCTGCATCGCCTCGCGCACCTGTTCGTAGCGTTCGCGCTGGGCTTCGTTGAGTTCTACCCAGTGGACGATCTCGGTCTTGGCCGGTAGTTCGTGGACCACGTCTTCCTTGCGCCGGCGCAGCAGGAAGGGCGCGATGCGCTGGCGCAGTTGTTCCAGGCGCAACGTATCGCCCTGCTTCTCGATGGGCGTGCGGTAGTTGCGGGTGAAGGTGCGCAGGTCGCCCAGCCAGCCCGGCATGAGGATATGGAACAGCGACCAGAGTTCGCCCAGGTGGTTTTCCACCGGCGTGCCCGACAGGCACAGGCGCTGGTTGGCCTGCAACTGCTGGGCGGCCAGGGCGGCCTTGCTCCTGGGGTTCTTCAGGTTCTGCGCTTCGTCGAAGATCAGCAGGTGCAGCGGTTGTTCGCGCAGGTAGTCGATGTCACGCGGGAGCAGCGCGTAGGTGCTCAGCAGCAGGTCGTAGTCGGCCAGTGCCTGGCGGTGTCGGTGTCGGTCGCTGCCATGCAGGGCGAGCACACGCAGTTGCGGGGTGAAACGCCGGGCTTCGTCCTGCCAGTTGGGGATCAGGCTGGTGGGCATGATCGCCAGGGCCGGGTGGCACAGGCGGCCAGCCTGCTTTTCCTGCAGCAGGTAGGCGAGGCTCTGCAAGGTCTTGCCCAGGCCCATGTCGTCGCCAAGGATGCCCGACGCGCCCAGTTCGCGCAGCCGGTTCATCCAGGCCAGGCCCTGCAACTGGTAGGGGCGCAGGTCAGTATTGAGGTCGCTGGGGGCGCTGCTACTGGAGGTGGCCGGTAGCCGTGCCTGAACCTGTTGTTCGCCCTGCCAGTGCAGGCCGTTCTGGGTGAGCTGGGCGATGCGCGGCAGGTCGATGCGGTGCAGCCTGAGACTGCTGCTGTCCGACGGGTTGGGCAGGTACAGCTCGCCCAGCGTGCCCAGCAGGGCGTTGAGGCGGGCGAAGGGCAGTATCACGTTCGCACCCGAATCCAGGCGCAGGCGCAGACCGCCGCTGCTCTTGTGGGTGCGGCTGTTGAGCAGGTCTGGCGCCTGTTGCAGCAGGCGCATCAGCAGCGGCAGCAGGTTGCTGCGTTTGCCGTCGATGACGATGCCCAGTTCCAGTTCGACATGGACCGGGCTGCCATCACAGGGTTGAAGCTCCAGGTACCAGTCGTCCACTGGGCTGAAGTCGTAGAGGAAGCCCGGCAGTATCTCGATCTGCCAGCCTTCGCGGCGCAGTTCGGGCAGGCCGTGCTGGACGAAGTGCAGCCAGCCTTCCTCGTTGGCGGCCTGGAACATTTCCGCCGAGTCGTTGGGCAACGCCTGGCTCTGGCGCAACGCCGGGCTCAGGCCCAGCTCGCGCAGCCGTTGCCGCGCTGCCTGCTCCAGGGCCGGCTGACGGGCGATCAGCCGTTCGCCTTCGGCCAGGCGGATACGGATCGGCTCGCTGTCGCGTTTGCCATGCACGCTGATGCCGTCATAGACGAACACCAGGCCGGCACGGTGCTGGTACTCGCGCACCATGCGCTGCTTGCCCGTGCGGTAGGTCAGCGCCAGGTGGCTGGCCAGGCTCAGGCGCAGGGTGGGTGGCACGCCCTGTTGCGGGTGTGCCTGTCCGGCTGGCGGCTGCATGGCTCAGGCACTGGCCTGCAGGCGTTCGAGCAGCGCTTCGAGGACGTTGAAGCGTTCCTCCGCGCGCTCCATCGGCACCTGGAAGCGGAACGAGGTTGCACCGTCGAAGCGGTAGCGCTTGGGCTGGCTCTGGATCAGCTTGATCAGCACCATCGGGTCGACGCTGGTCTGGGCGTCGAACTCGATGCGTCCACCCTGCGGGCCGGCGTCGATCTTGCGGATACCCAGGCTGGCCGCCTGCAACTTGAGCAGGGTCAGGCGCATCAGGTGTTTGGCCGGCTCCGGCAGCAGGCCGAAGCGGTCGATCATCTCCACTTGCAACTCTTTCAGGCCGTCCTCGTCGTTGGCGTTGGAAATGCGCTTGTAGAGGATCAGTCGCGCATGCACGTCTGGCAGGTAGTCCTCGGGGATCAGCGCCGGTACGCGCAGGTTGATCTCGGGGCCGTTGCCCAGCGGCTGCTCCAGGTTCGGCTGCTCGCCTTTCTGGATGGCCTTGACCGCGCGCTCGAGCATTTCCATGTAGAGGGTGAAGCCGACTGCCTGGATCTGCCCGCTCTGGCCGTCGCCGAGCAGTTCGCCGGCGCCGCGTATCTCCAGGTCGTGTGTGGCCAGCACGAAGCCGGCGCCGAGGTCCTGGGCGTTGGCGATGGCTTCCAGACGCCGGCTGGCGTCTTCGGTCATCTGCTTGCGCGGTGGTGTCAGCAGGTAGGCGTAGGCCTGGTGGTGGCTGCGGCCGACGCGGCCACGCAATTGGTGCAGCTGTGCCAGGCCGAACTTGTCCGCGCGCTCGATGATGATGGTGTTGGCGCTGGGCACGTCGATGCCGGTCTCGATGATGGTCGAGGCCACCAGCACATTGAAGCGCTTGTGGTAGAAGTCGCCCATCACCTGTTCCAGCTCACGCTCGCGCATCTGCCCGTGGCCGATGCCGATGCGCGCCTCGGGCACCAGCTCGGCAAGGTCGGCGGCGCATTTTTCGATGGTTTTCACATCGTTGTGCAGATAGTAGACCTGGCCGCCGCGCAGCAGCTCACGCAGCAGCGCTTCCTTGATGGTCGGCTTGTTCGCCTCCATGACGAAGGTGCGCACCGACAGCCGCCGCGCCGGCGGGGTGGCGATGATCGACAGGTCGCGCATGCCGGCCACCGCCATGTTCAGGGTGCGTGGGATCGGCGTGGCGGTCAGGGTGAGGATGTCCACCTCGCTGCGCAGCGCCTTGAGCTGTTCCTTCTGGCGTACACCGAAACGGTGTTCCTCGTCGATGATGACCAGCCCCAGGTTGGCGAACTTCACGTCGTCCTGCAGCAGTTTGTGGGTGCCGATGACGATGTCCAGCTTGCCCTCGGCCAGTTGCTGTACCGCGCCTTCCACATCCTTGGCGCTCTTGAAGCGGCTCATCACCTCGACTTTCACCGGCCAGTCGGCGAAGCGGTCGCGAAAGCTGTTGTAGTGCTGCTGGGCGAGCAGGGTGGTGGGCACCAGTACGGCGACCTGCCTGCCACTATGGACGGCGATGAAGGCGGCGCGCATGGCCACTTCGGTCTTGCCGAAGCCGACGTCGCCGCAGATCAGGCGGTCCATCGGTCGTGGCGCCAGCATGTCGGCGCGCACGGCGTCGATGGCGGCCTGCTGGTCGGGGGTTTCCTCGAAGGGGAAGCCGGCACTGAAGGTTTCGTAGTCCAGTTGCGGGTCGCGGAAGGCGTAGCCTTCGCGGGCGGCGCGGCGGGCATAGATGTCGAGCAGTTCGGCGGCGACGTCGCGCACCTGTTCTGCCGCCTTGCTGCGCGCCTTCTGCCATTGCTCCGAACCGAGCCGGTGCAGCGGGGCCAGGGCATCGTCGCTGCCGGTGTAGCGGGCGATCAGGTGCAGGCTGGCGACCGGCACGTAGAGCTTGGCCTCGTCGGCGTATTGCAGGGCGAGGAACTCGGCGGGCTGGTCCTCGATCTCCAGGGTGATCAGCCCCA is part of the Pseudomonas sp. ABC1 genome and encodes:
- a CDS encoding tryptophan synthase subunit beta; the encoded protein is MLYVQRDSAGNLLRVEEQPFPEMNGEMTAKTFELQAWQQQKAIQQSLQHLRQSDLDMIRVLEDLIQVLISKGVISITDLPEAAQAKLNSRFETRASLSELGNLIAEDEDVRLV
- a CDS encoding tryptophan synthase subunit beta codes for the protein MFYIQRDDEGLIAHVASQPFEQATEVVETSTPEIDLWLSRHEGIRSLADQDLSMVRVQEDVIDALLGKAAFSITDLPSGAQEKLYSRMAARRALSESVEPQGDDDSLLP
- the lapG gene encoding cysteine protease LapG, which translates into the protein MLVLFACVGFSFGWDFSRILRQSDQLYGPASAQARQRIEDWQALLRQGQAQTEQATLERANLFFNKTLDFQDDRVIWRQTDYWATPVEALRKGAADCEDYAIAKYFTLRQLGIPSSKLQITYVKAIRLNQAHMVLTYYPTPGSVPLVLDNLTDDILPATERTDLVPVYSFNADGMWLPGAAGNRRVGDSKRLSRWQDLLTKMRAEGFVIED
- a CDS encoding EAL domain-containing protein; translation: MSLFKQLLVGIMLFTLLIFTGSFVVNLESSREQLNNQLSSHAQDAATALGVSLTPHIDDPVMIELLLNSIFDSGYYSSIRLIDQKNGQVLDERVSNLQQSSAPEWFAGLVRLQPGLGEAVVMRGWEQAARVEVVSHPQFALARLWKSTLGSLLWLLLCSASSLLLGAWLLRRQLRPLNYMVEQSQAITRREFISLPDLPSTPEFRRVVEAMNLMVEKLKALFAEEAKRTEELRVQAYQDGLTGLSNRRAFDMHVQNHLDDADMPNGYLLLIRICDLAGLNQKIGGERTDRLLAALAEQMRHVCPSTEDDSSLSAARVRGGEFALFMPGLLRLEAEKMAEELALAIENLHTIGEAPARPVAHLGLVPFQRGDSLPALMRLGDQALCSAENQGLGRYSLAEWQRGQVLADDRHIWFERLDQALSKDQVALYLQSTHDARNTSAVLHHKVLARLLGAGGEPIAAGQFLPWLNRFGWSERLDRLMVQKVLELLPHSDVPLALNLSTGTLRNLELVGALLQPLSNAAGKLILEVEESQLQANVDLDALAGLLAGHGCQLGVQHFGGRFSMIGNLSRLGLAYLKVDGSFIRQIDQEQDKCLFIEALQRAANSIDLPLIAERVETEGELKVLADMGVHGVAGRLFGEPQPSATVIG
- a CDS encoding DEAD/DEAH box helicase — translated: MQPPAGQAHPQQGVPPTLRLSLASHLALTYRTGKQRMVREYQHRAGLVFVYDGISVHGKRDSEPIRIRLAEGERLIARQPALEQAARQRLRELGLSPALRQSQALPNDSAEMFQAANEEGWLHFVQHGLPELRREGWQIEILPGFLYDFSPVDDWYLELQPCDGSPVHVELELGIVIDGKRSNLLPLLMRLLQQAPDLLNSRTHKSSGGLRLRLDSGANVILPFARLNALLGTLGELYLPNPSDSSSLRLHRIDLPRIAQLTQNGLHWQGEQQVQARLPATSSSSAPSDLNTDLRPYQLQGLAWMNRLRELGASGILGDDMGLGKTLQSLAYLLQEKQAGRLCHPALAIMPTSLIPNWQDEARRFTPQLRVLALHGSDRHRHRQALADYDLLLSTYALLPRDIDYLREQPLHLLIFDEAQNLKNPRSKAALAAQQLQANQRLCLSGTPVENHLGELWSLFHILMPGWLGDLRTFTRNYRTPIEKQGDTLRLEQLRQRIAPFLLRRRKEDVVHELPAKTEIVHWVELNEAQRERYEQVREAMQQKIRAQIEQNGLARSQIVILDALLRLRQVCCDLRLLGPEAAARGSSSGKLDSLLEMLDELLAEGHRVLLFSQFTSMLELVEQALHKRGIDYLKLTGATLDRRTPVERFQAGEVPLFLISLKAGGTGLNLTAADTVIHYDPWWNPAAENQASDRAYRIGQDKPVFVYRLITRGTVEERIRQMQLEKSRLAQALLGNDAEGNWALDEQELDALFAPLSRPIA